A genomic segment from Bradyrhizobium sp. CB1015 encodes:
- a CDS encoding long-chain fatty acid--CoA ligase: MQGLMMDMPLLISGLIQYAADYHGEAEIVAREIEGDIHRYTYAEAHPRIKRMALALKRLGMKQGDRVGTLAWNTHRHFEMFYAAPGMGYVLHTVNPRLFPEQLVYIINHAEDRLLFIDRATLPIVQAIAPQLKTVEAYVVMSSRERMPETKLANVHCYEELLGPENDAGFVWPEFDEKSASTICYTSGTTGNPKGVIYSHRAAILQTMTGCNFDFLAGHVEGVREVMMPMAPLFHGNGWNMPFTAPYTGSKLVLPGRNYEPDKLYELLEGEKVTLSAGVPSFWLILLDWLGRTGNRFSTLRATLSSGSAPPRAMVEKLKREYNVDYIQAWGMTEALGCSMPGLRPGSEHLSEKERFDRRQVSGRACFGTHLRIVDDAGVELPRDGKTVGHLRARGPWVASGYMKLDEGLDRDGWLITGDMAVIDPQGHVTLTDRSKDVIKSGGEWISSIQLEDIALSHPDVLQAAVVAISHEKWQERPLLLVVRKKGATVDGKTLLEHMRPKIASWWLPDAVEFLDEFPMTGTGKVLKSALRERFKEYRVA; the protein is encoded by the coding sequence ATGCAGGGATTGATGATGGACATGCCGCTGCTGATCAGCGGCCTGATCCAGTATGCGGCCGACTATCATGGCGAAGCCGAGATCGTCGCACGCGAGATCGAGGGCGACATCCATCGCTATACCTATGCCGAGGCCCATCCGCGCATCAAGCGCATGGCGCTGGCGCTGAAGCGGCTCGGCATGAAGCAAGGCGACCGCGTCGGAACGCTGGCCTGGAATACGCACCGGCATTTCGAGATGTTTTACGCCGCGCCGGGCATGGGCTACGTGCTGCACACCGTCAATCCCAGGCTGTTTCCCGAGCAACTCGTCTACATCATCAACCATGCCGAGGACCGCCTGCTCTTCATCGACCGCGCCACGCTGCCGATCGTGCAGGCGATCGCGCCGCAGCTGAAGACGGTCGAGGCCTATGTTGTGATGTCCTCGCGCGAGCGGATGCCCGAGACGAAGCTCGCGAACGTGCATTGTTACGAAGAGCTTCTGGGACCCGAGAACGATGCCGGCTTCGTCTGGCCGGAGTTCGATGAGAAGTCCGCCTCGACGATCTGTTACACTTCGGGCACGACGGGCAATCCCAAGGGCGTGATCTACTCGCACCGCGCCGCGATCCTGCAAACCATGACCGGCTGCAACTTCGACTTCCTTGCGGGACACGTCGAAGGCGTGCGCGAGGTGATGATGCCGATGGCGCCGCTGTTCCACGGCAACGGCTGGAACATGCCTTTCACCGCGCCCTATACCGGCTCCAAGCTGGTGCTGCCCGGCCGCAACTACGAGCCGGACAAGCTCTATGAGTTGCTGGAAGGCGAGAAGGTGACGCTGTCGGCGGGCGTGCCGAGCTTCTGGCTGATCCTGCTCGATTGGCTCGGGCGGACCGGCAACAGATTCTCGACCTTGCGCGCGACGTTGTCGTCGGGCTCGGCCCCGCCGCGCGCGATGGTCGAGAAGCTCAAGCGCGAGTACAATGTCGATTACATCCAGGCCTGGGGCATGACCGAGGCGCTCGGCTGCTCGATGCCGGGCCTGCGGCCAGGCTCGGAGCATCTCAGCGAGAAGGAGAGATTCGACCGCCGCCAGGTCTCAGGCCGCGCCTGCTTCGGCACGCATTTGCGCATCGTCGACGACGCCGGCGTCGAGCTGCCGCGCGACGGCAAGACGGTCGGGCATTTGCGCGCCCGCGGGCCCTGGGTCGCCTCCGGCTACATGAAGCTGGACGAAGGCCTCGACCGCGACGGCTGGCTGATCACCGGCGACATGGCCGTGATCGACCCGCAAGGCCATGTCACGCTGACCGACCGCTCCAAGGACGTGATCAAGTCCGGCGGCGAGTGGATCTCCTCGATCCAGCTCGAGGACATCGCCCTGTCCCACCCCGACGTGCTGCAAGCTGCCGTCGTCGCGATCAGCCACGAGAAATGGCAGGAGCGCCCCCTGCTCCTCGTCGTCCGCAAGAAGGGAGCGACGGTCGACGGCAAGACGCTGCTCGAGCACATGCGTCCGAAGATCGCGAGCTGGTGGCTGCCGGACGCCGTCGAATTCCTCGACGAATTCCCGATGACCGGCACCGGCAAGGTGCTGAAATCAGCGCTGCGCGAGCGATTCAAGGAGTATCGCGTCGCATGA
- a CDS encoding NAD(P)/FAD-dependent oxidoreductase, with protein sequence MSAERHKTDATGASTVDISALRARYRDERDRRLRAEGKAQYVEVTGEFGRYLDDPWADPGFARAAISEATEVLIVGGGFGGLLCGARLREAGVENFRIVEKAADFGGTWYWNRYPGAACDTESYIYLPLLEETGYMPVRKYARAPEIYEHSRRIGRHFGLYERALFQTVISRMSWQEHEARWLVETDRGDQIRARFVILAGGPLSRPKLPGIAGIETFKGHSFHTSRWDYGYTGGNADGGLTGLADKRVGIIGTGATAVQCVPHLGRSAKELYVFQRTPSAIGVRDDRPTDPAWAQSLKPGWQRERMDNFTAVISGEPFEQDLVQDGWTGLLGEILLAPRRQPQPVTSLEEALKVIEQADYRKMEEIRARVDTVVKDGATAAALKPWYKAFCKRPCFHDEYLDTFNRPNVHLVDTGGKGVERITENAVVVDGKAYELDCLIYASGFEVGTDYARRMGFEVYGRDGMSLSERWQDGVKTLHGFYSRGFPNCFLIVTVQAGQSANFPHIIDEQSQHIAYVIKEARGRKVRTLEPTHAAENAWVEEVVKAALGRQTYLAECTPGYYNNEGVFDPIAARNSQYWRGPVAFLRLLEKWRKEGNLDGLELSYDQAMESARFAG encoded by the coding sequence ATGTCAGCGGAAAGACACAAGACCGATGCAACCGGCGCATCTACGGTCGATATTTCCGCCCTCCGTGCCCGCTATCGCGACGAGCGCGACCGCCGTCTGCGCGCCGAGGGCAAGGCGCAGTATGTCGAGGTCACGGGCGAGTTCGGCCGTTATCTCGATGACCCCTGGGCCGATCCCGGCTTTGCGCGCGCAGCCATCAGCGAAGCGACCGAAGTGCTCATCGTCGGTGGTGGCTTCGGCGGCCTGCTGTGTGGCGCGCGATTGCGCGAGGCCGGCGTCGAGAATTTTCGTATCGTGGAAAAGGCCGCCGACTTCGGCGGCACCTGGTACTGGAATCGTTATCCCGGCGCTGCCTGCGATACCGAGAGCTATATCTATCTGCCGCTGCTGGAAGAGACCGGCTACATGCCGGTGCGCAAATATGCGCGGGCGCCGGAGATCTACGAGCACTCGCGCCGCATCGGTCGGCATTTCGGGCTCTACGAGCGCGCGCTGTTTCAGACCGTGATCTCGCGGATGTCCTGGCAGGAGCATGAGGCGCGTTGGCTGGTCGAGACCGATCGTGGCGACCAGATCCGCGCACGCTTCGTCATCCTCGCCGGCGGACCGCTCAGCCGTCCGAAGCTGCCGGGCATTGCCGGCATCGAGACGTTCAAGGGGCACAGCTTTCATACCAGCCGCTGGGATTACGGCTACACCGGCGGCAATGCGGACGGTGGTCTGACCGGTCTTGCCGACAAGCGCGTCGGCATCATCGGCACCGGCGCCACCGCCGTGCAATGCGTGCCGCATCTCGGCCGCTCGGCCAAGGAGCTCTATGTGTTCCAGCGGACGCCGTCCGCGATCGGCGTTCGCGACGATCGTCCGACGGACCCGGCCTGGGCGCAGAGCCTTAAGCCAGGCTGGCAGCGAGAGCGCATGGACAATTTTACCGCCGTGATTTCAGGCGAGCCGTTCGAGCAGGATCTGGTGCAGGACGGCTGGACCGGCCTGCTCGGCGAGATCCTGCTGGCACCGCGCCGGCAACCCCAGCCGGTGACCTCGCTGGAGGAGGCGCTGAAGGTGATCGAGCAGGCCGACTACCGCAAGATGGAGGAGATCCGCGCGCGCGTCGACACGGTGGTCAAGGACGGGGCGACCGCGGCTGCGCTCAAGCCCTGGTACAAGGCGTTCTGCAAGCGCCCCTGCTTCCACGACGAATATCTCGATACGTTCAACCGTCCCAACGTGCATCTCGTCGATACCGGGGGGAAGGGCGTCGAACGCATCACCGAGAATGCCGTCGTCGTCGACGGCAAGGCCTACGAGCTCGACTGCCTGATCTATGCCAGCGGCTTCGAGGTCGGCACCGATTACGCGCGCCGCATGGGCTTCGAGGTCTATGGCCGCGACGGCATGAGCCTGTCCGAGCGCTGGCAGGACGGCGTCAAGACGCTGCACGGCTTCTACAGCCGCGGCTTTCCGAACTGCTTCCTGATCGTCACCGTGCAGGCCGGCCAGAGCGCCAATTTTCCGCACATCATCGACGAGCAGTCGCAGCACATCGCCTATGTCATCAAGGAGGCGCGCGGGCGCAAGGTACGCACCCTGGAGCCGACGCATGCCGCCGAGAACGCCTGGGTCGAGGAGGTCGTCAAGGCCGCACTCGGCCGGCAGACCTATCTCGCCGAATGCACACCGGGTTACTACAACAACGAAGGCGTGTTCGATCCGATCGCGGCAAGAAACAGCCAATATTGGCGCGGGCCGGTGGCATTCCTGCGGCTGCTCGAGAAATGGCGCAAGGAAGGCAATCTGGATGGCCTCGAATTGTCCTATGATCAGGCCATGGAGTCGGCGCGTTTCGCCGGCTAA
- a CDS encoding lytic transglycosylase domain-containing protein gives MIRGRAVAGAVLGAMTLLGCLASSAEAAQCGSSPAGFEAWKREFSAEAQGKGIGPTALSALMQTNYASATIAADRGQRSFSLTLDQFLAKRGAPSIVAKGRQLKQSQAALFASIQQRYGVPPGPLIAIWGMETGFGSQRGNQNMLSSIATLAYDCRRPEFFTDQLYAALKLIDRGTLSGSTRGSMHGEVGQTQFMPKNILAYGTGNLEVAANALNSTANFLKAHGWRAGAGYQPGEPNFAAIEAWNAAGVYQKAIALMGRQIDEGGSTAASR, from the coding sequence ATGATCAGGGGCAGGGCTGTTGCGGGAGCGGTTCTTGGCGCAATGACGCTGCTCGGTTGCCTGGCATCCTCCGCCGAGGCCGCGCAATGCGGCAGCTCGCCGGCCGGCTTCGAGGCTTGGAAGCGCGAGTTCAGCGCGGAGGCGCAGGGCAAGGGCATCGGTCCTACCGCACTGTCGGCGCTGATGCAGACCAATTACGCCAGCGCCACCATCGCGGCCGACCGCGGCCAGCGCAGCTTCTCGCTGACGCTCGATCAGTTCCTGGCCAAGCGCGGCGCACCCAGCATCGTCGCCAAGGGCCGGCAGCTCAAGCAGTCGCAGGCCGCCTTGTTCGCTTCGATCCAGCAGCGCTACGGCGTCCCGCCCGGGCCGCTGATCGCGATCTGGGGCATGGAGACCGGCTTCGGCAGTCAGCGCGGCAACCAGAATATGCTGTCGTCGATCGCGACCCTCGCTTATGACTGCCGCCGTCCCGAATTCTTCACCGACCAGCTCTATGCCGCCTTGAAGCTGATCGACCGCGGCACGCTGTCGGGATCAACCCGCGGCTCCATGCATGGCGAGGTCGGCCAGACCCAGTTCATGCCCAAGAACATTCTGGCCTACGGCACCGGCAATCTCGAAGTTGCTGCGAATGCGCTGAATTCGACGGCGAATTTCCTCAAAGCCCATGGTTGGCGCGCGGGAGCCGGGTACCAGCCGGGCGAGCCGAATTTCGCTGCGATCGAGGCCTGGAATGCCGCTGGCGTCTATCAGAAGGCAATCGCGCTGATGGGCCGACAAATCGACGAGGGCGGGAGCACCGCCGCCTCGCGCTAG
- a CDS encoding MaoC family dehydratase has product MAQVEWFDDLTIGMRFKSPEVAVTEADIKRFAAEFDPQPMHLDHEAAKQTLFKGLAASGWHTAAIAMNLAIQTRPFGPHPLIGAGVDGLRWTMPVRPNDRLHLVGEVMSLTPSKSKPQGIALVKWTMFNQNGEEVYTFTPIAIVPRRG; this is encoded by the coding sequence ATGGCGCAGGTCGAGTGGTTCGACGATCTCACCATTGGCATGCGGTTCAAATCCCCCGAAGTCGCGGTCACCGAGGCCGACATCAAGCGCTTCGCCGCCGAATTCGATCCGCAGCCGATGCATCTCGACCACGAGGCGGCGAAGCAGACCCTGTTCAAGGGGCTTGCCGCCTCGGGATGGCATACCGCCGCGATCGCCATGAACCTTGCGATCCAGACCCGTCCGTTCGGCCCGCATCCGCTGATCGGCGCCGGTGTGGACGGCCTGCGCTGGACCATGCCGGTGCGGCCCAACGACCGCCTGCATCTGGTTGGCGAGGTCATGAGTCTGACGCCGTCGAAATCGAAGCCGCAGGGGATCGCGCTGGTGAAGTGGACCATGTTCAACCAGAACGGCGAGGAGGTTTACACCTTCACTCCCATCGCGATCGTGCCGCGGCGTGGATAG